DNA sequence from the Polyodon spathula isolate WHYD16114869_AA chromosome 19, ASM1765450v1, whole genome shotgun sequence genome:
TGGATAAAGACCACGGTGTAATTTAAGAATGGTAGCTTAGGGATCTGGGAAATAAAATGATACCGTCGGCGATGATCTTCTATCCCGATTGAgggtacgtgtgtgtgtgtgtgtgtgtgtgtgtgtgtgtatatgtgcgcgtttgtgtgtgttctgtgtgtgtgtgtgtatgtgcgtgtgtgtgcgtgtgtgtgtgcgtgcttgtaaTGTGAAgcttacttgttttttttatccagatCTCTATTCAGACATCCCTGCTAAGAAGGTGCCTGGGGATCAGGGCAGCATTTGAAGTGATGTGTTTTCAGTGCCAGTCCATGTCGGGCATAAATGAGCGTGTGTAAGTCAAATCTGTGTTTTGAAAGCAAATAAAGAAGAATACTCTAAATATCagactatttttatttctttttttcctgatcAACCACAGCGACATCTTGTCACATCTAAATTGGTAACACAATGTATGACCTGTGTCTTACTTTTCTATAAGTAACTCAGAAGTACTTTCCTATTGACCCAGTCTATCCTGGGGAAACTACATTCCTCCTTGTTTGATGAGACTTCCCTCTAATGACCAATTAAAACAACACCCAGCACTACAGGGATTGTTTTTTTCAACCcgtctgtttgtgttttgattgttttaattgaaatctTAAAGGTGGGCATCACAACTCGTGCAATGTGTCCCACTTGCCTATTAAAGGCCAGCAAAGTAAGTCGCAAGTAGGACTTTTCTTGATTCCTTTGGTTCTCTAAgtccttaaaaaaatacaatacaaatacatgttacaaATCTATATTGATGTCATTTCCACAGGGAGAATGTCAACACTGAGCTGGTCCTGAAGATTCTACATGGGGTGCATATAAAACCTTATTACAAAGAAGCCATAATCCAGGTGTGGGCTTCATTGAGTCTGCTGCAGTCATTTATCAATGCGTTTCCTGTACGCCTCATTTCCTGTGCACAGCCTTTAAATTGAAACATTATAACAGCATTCTGCTCCTGAAATTTTGGTTCACTTGTCACGTAATAAAGATACATGTCTCAAATATAACTGGTGTTCTGCATAGTTTATTCTAATTCTGCTTCATTGCTTCAAAGCTGTCCGCTTATCTGTAAAAAACctgaatgcatttacatttttttttttttttttttttttttttatagaaaactcAGCAATACGCTGATGGTTCAATATCAGCCAACCAATTTCAGAAACTTTTTGATGAACTTGACAAGGACACAATCAAACAGGTAAGTGGGAGACATTTTCAGTATTAACAATTTATGAACATTTCTGAGTATCTGAATCTGTGCTGCATTCTGTGTTACACTACAAGCGATACCTTAGATATTACATTATTAATGGaccaccatttaaaaaacaaaaacaaacaaaaaaaacatattgttttgatATTCTGTAAAAGGCTTTCAGTTAGCTGCTTCAGTTATGCAGTGATAGGTAGGGAGATGGTGTGAGTTAGAAGTTGagtgaataaaacaattcaaGCTCCTGACCCTTCCTTCCCAGCACCCTCCAAAGCCAGAGTACCAGCTTGTGTTCCTGCAGAAACTACAGTTCATCTTCAGCCATCGTTACTTCAGCCTAGCAGGGAATGTTGTCGCGTTGGCGAATGTCGTCTATATTTGTGTGAGTACCACCAGGACAGAGCTCCCATCTACACGAAAGGGTAGGTGGGtagatattttgtttgtttaatattcatCTTAGTTGGGAAAAACCATAAAGAAATGGGCAATCTGTGTAGCTTGCGAAATGTATGTGGGGCAGGTAAGTAGTAAAAACACATAACAGCCCTTTTGTTTGTAGTGGGTTTTATCAAACTTGCACAGGTATTATTTGCagttgtcatttttaaaacctgtttttcaaCCTGGTATTTCAGCAGTTTATAGTAAATAACACAAACTGTTTAGGTTTCCGCCTAACTGTGTCCTACCCTTGGGCAGGGTTACCATATGCCTCCATGTACACAGGACAGTTTGGGTGAGTTTgtatcgcaatgcattctggtatgttttacctgtctccgGACCCTTTCAccgcaggactacacttaccagaatgcattggggttgAGTTGCCTGACCTGAGACCTGAACAAATGGTCCtaggagtcatatggtaaccctactcTTGGGGGGAAAACAGGGAATCTTTGAAAAGATGGAAGATTTTAAGAGTGTGGTTTTCAAAACCATGAAATATTGGGTCACAGATGTTTGCTGGTGGATCGTTATACTGGGCGTTGGTTTGTGAAAACATAGTAATCTTCTTTTTCAGGTGGTTCTGATTATTGACGAAGATAAGGCCATTTCAGAACGCTATGATTACTTTCTCGGGGTAAGGGTTACTGGTTGgataaatggttgttttttttatcaggcCTCACGCCTAAGCATTCTTGCATCTCGTATTCACTCTTCTCTAAAACAACTATTCTCTGTactgtgttttacattttgaggGCATATGTaatataattcaaatataatttcacTTTAACTTTATATTGTCACTTTTTCCAGCTTTCTGTTCTCAGCCTTGCATTTGATTTCTGGCTTCAAGTGCTCTACAGGAGTCTATTCTGAATGTACATGGCATTGTTTTCTAGTACCACCCCTtgtatgtgttaataaaataatctgactGGTCTCTTTCTGTGTTGAAGGCAGTTAACTGCTTCTTCATTGTGTACTACCTGCTCGAAATGAAGCTGAAGATGTTTGCTTTGGGGTTCAAAGGCTACATGTCTCACAGGAGTAATATATTTGATGGATTTGTGATTGTCTTTTTACTGGTGAGTACTCATTTAGTCTGAAATAGTGGCTCAACTGCCAGTGTCTTAGTAAATTTAGAGAGTTTAATGgtttgtttcacagaccctgataatCTTGGACTCTTCGTTAaatattaggtagtccaagatttcTGCTAGTCATGGTCTGGGAAACCAGTCATAAATGACTCAAATGAGGCAAAAATAACTAGAACCAGAAGCAGCTGGCTATCAAAGTATAATTGCTGACACAGTCACCGTGCCTGCTGGTGATCATTACGGCATACAcccagatgcacacacacacttgtatttACAGACGCACAGCTCATGTAGAATAGAGACGTGTGGATTTACTTAGGTGCACTTATTCTTATTTCTTTTCACAGTGTCTGCAGATCACCATTTTTGCTATGTACAGTTTCCAACATCCTCTGTGGTAGGTATCCAGATACTCTGCCTGTTAAACGTTTACCATTATTGTCCATTTCTTTGTATAATTCCATGCATATTCCTTGCATTAGTACAGTATGCCTACTCTGTGGGTGTTGATGGTGGGGATGTTTGTTACCTCACAGTTTTCCCTCCTATTCAGAATGAGACCACAATGGGACCTTTCAGAACCCACAACAGCACGCATAACATCTGCCAAAGCGGGCTGTGCAGCACATTGCCTGGCACAAATGCCACATTTCAAcatgatttattaaatataactTCCTAACAAATGTACAGCAGTGTCCTTCTTCAGAGTGGCGGTTAACCCTTTCATTTTCATCACTATAGAAAGCAGAGTAAACCTGTCTTGTTTTGCAGGGACCCGGATATGAAGGCATTGATGTCTCTGTGGGAGATGGTCCGTTTGGTGAACATGCTGATTGTGTTCAGATTCCTGCGGATTATCCCAAACATCAAGGTCTCTCTGTTAACTGGTCTACACAGCGAGCTGTCTGTGTTCATTATCTACCAGTCTCACTGTCTCTTGTCTGTGTGATATAGTTAATTGAGAGAGTGTTTTTGATGATTTAAGGCAGTTTTTGTTTGGATGCAATATTGTGCTTACCCGCCTAAGCTTtctggctttctttttttaattcagattagTCCACAGAAATGTTTGAAATCTTCCCCAAATTCTCAAAAAATGTTTGCGCTGTCTGCAATTTTTGCAGCTACTTTATTCTCTACAGTCACTGCGTGTATAATtgcaccatgttaagtttcctgtctatgtatctatttatagTGCATAAtacttttttcaaagttttggtagGGTAACTTCTCAAACtacatagagttcacacaaagggttttaaaatgtcaaaaaatttaattaaaataattgcgACCGAAATGGATATACTAGCCTATAAATGCAAACTCATATggacatataaaatatatttttttttttactgttatcaGAACCAAGTGGTAATCATGTCTGATGTATCCAAAAAGTAGCTGCTGTCACCTAGTGGTGAATGAAGGTTACTGCATGTATTTGTTAATACCTTCACTGAAATTACTGCACCATATCACTGCAATTTGAAATGTTACCATGGGATCTTCCTCAGGTTAGAGAGGATCTCAGTTTAATATGTGACCAAGAATCGTGATGCACAGAAGCAGGTATCATAAAATATGAGAACGACTACTATTTAGAGTTTGTAtcggtttctttttttaaatagtattttctgTTTGATTCCTACCCTATTTAGCTGATGGCTCTGGTGGCCAGCACCCTGCTTGACCTGGTAAAGAATTTCAGAGCCTTTGCTGGAATCCTGGTGGTAAGAACTTTTGAATTCTTTTATCATAAAATAGTAACACAGCCAGCTTCAAACTGGTAGGCAGTTGAAATCTATATATTGGAAATACTCCTAGCTGATTTAATATGTCAAAGCAGTGCCTGTTGAAAAGTCTGAAGATTTAAAAtgttggtaaaaaaataaaatcatatgcTCATATGCTGTTCTGCATTTTTTCTTTGAAGGTTGTGTACTATGCTTTTGCAGTGCTCGGTGTAATGTTGTTTGAAGGTGTTATCACAGCTCCTGGGAATATGAGGTACGTCTCAGTCATGCTATACTTCAAAACTAACTGGGACTGTGGTTGGTATGGATTTGTACATTCCTTCACTTACATTTCCTGCATTTGGTTTAAATGAGACACGTATAAAACAAGTACTGCTATGTGTGATAAAAATAGCATTAAAATAGCAATGCAAATGGACCCTTGAATGCAGCTCTAGATTTCTTACGGGTGATTTCATAGATCCCAATTAACACCAGTCTTGTATTGCCTTTTGTAAAATAACACACATATTATAGCAATGAGGTTCTACAAAATCAGCCAGAATAGTCCTAACATAACTTTTTAAAGAGTTTGGAGGCATAAAGAAGTGCTGTCTGCTTTCGAACCTCTAGGTGGAACCTTTGAGCTACTATAAGAATCAACCTTATCAGCAATCGGTTTCATTCTCAGACTGAAGCAACTCGCTTTCGCTTGGGCAGGCAGGAACTGTGAGTGAGAAAGACGAAGCAAATCTAACAGAGTGTAATAACTGCTGGAAAGATACACAGCATCCTTGGCAAGACACCAAACGTTTTAGATTCACTTTCACAGTACTCTACACATATAGTATACTACTGTATATACCAACGCCTGACATTCAAGTTTGAGGTTTTACTGGATGCATTAAGACAGATTCAGACCCCTAGTGGGGTGTTATTATGCACTTGATTTGGGGGTTGTAAGTGTGTATTTTTGATTTTGGTTCAGTGTCTATCTTTatgaatgtacagtgtgtgtatgtgtgtgtaatatataatagGAAAGTGATCCATCAGCCACAACAACAGAGCAGTTtctagtatagtatagtatagtatatgaAATCGGAGACTGATTCACAATGGCAATAATCAAGCATATTCGTCATGGGTCTTGTCTGTGTTTTCTTGACGTAAAATGAAAgcactgctttctttttttgtttcagtgtggTTGTCAACACCAGTGTCACAAATGCTACAGTAAACTACAGTGCAACATGTGGCACTTATGAGCAGCTGGAGTACTGGCCAAACAACTTTGATGACTTTGCGGCAAGTTCTGATGTTAAGCCATACACCGTAGGCCAGTTTATCCCCACATcgtacagtatataacagtttttttttttagcatgctaCACAAACAGGAAGTTCTTTAGGTAACCAGGAGGGAATAGGTGTAGGAAGACTGGGCAGCTGAGAAAATGTGAAATACTGCGCTTCAGATTTAAATCGGTTGGTTCCGACACGCACAACACACCTtaacattagggttagggtttgtgccATAGAAGAATCACATTTAGGACAATTCAGTTCACTTTTCAACATGcaatattgttgaaaaaaaagaaaaaatcaaaaaACGTATTTCCCTTAGAGTGTCAATGGCAAAGCACTCACCAGTAAAGCATTTAGTGTATCAGTGGACATTACGAATTACGAGCACACAGGATAAGCTGTAAGCGGTCCAGTGGTATGGAGAACctcaaagaaaatgtttttgatgtgGTTGAAAGAGTGTAGTACAGTTTCACAttggcccgtctttctgcaccagtTAAAGAGCGGGGGTCTGCACCTATGTCACCAGGTGAGCAAGTTAATAACTTCTCACATCACAAGCATGGTCCCGGTATATTAATTGCTTTGTTTCCTTTCTGTTTAGGCAGCTCTGGTTCTTTTGTACAATATCATGGTGGTGAACAACTGGCAGGTGTTCATGGATGCTTTTGCCAGATACTCGACCCCGTAAGTCAGAAGAAAGTGTTCGCTTGCTTGCTTGTTTCGCACTATTATCTTTCGTCTATTAAGTCATATCTAAAACAATTACCTGCTGTTGTactcgctgttttttttttctgctattgcTGGTTTATGGGAGCATAAGATTAATTTATACATGTTATCTTGAACTCATTATATAGTCATAGTCACAGTAGCATGTAGACACAGTATGATGGAAAATTCTCATAGTGCTCAAGTGCTGGTCATGGTAAGGTGGGATCTTCAAAACAGGGAATAAGGTTTGGCACTTTACAATATACAGCTGTTCACTTTCCTCTTGTGTACAAACAGAGACCCGCTTCCTACTTAAAAATGCTGAACAGACGTTTTGAATAAGAAGCCAGATGAATGGGAGGAAAGGCACATCAAGAGACTGTTATCTCGCTCGCCTCTGGTCATCTGCCCAAGCTCTGATCATTGGCCAATGAATATGAAGCCCCCACATTTGAAACTACTGTCCTGTCTAATTATAGAGGCTGTATGTTTGTTGTATAGAGGCTGTAGCTGTGTTTGTTCTGAGCCCAGCTGTAACTCAATAGACTGTTTCCCTAGGTGGTCGAAGCTGTACTTTGTGGCCTGGTGGTTAACCTCCTCGGTTATGTGGGTCAACCTGTTTGTTGCTTTAATTCTGGAGGTAAGAGAAATTTGGTTGGTTATTGGGatctaaaacaattaaatggCAATTTTATATTTTGGAGACCAAAGTTTGAAAAGCAGTTACCAAAATTAATTTTGTGCTTTACTTTGGGGTGGATGGGaataactcccattgcatagcagtttgcttcATTCTTGGTTGTACTATgagacacacatgagcttgttacatatccactgtggctaatcaagcttgtagtaaaacctggcatgggCGAAACTTatatacaataggagtcttatttcaatccctgttACTGATCTAATGaactgcaatatatttatttatttttttgtgaatgaaacAGAACTTCATCCACAAGTGGGATAGAAGCCATCATGGTACCCTCTCTGATGAAGATCAAGCTGAGTGTCAGGTGACAGTGCAGTCAATATTCAGGTAATCTATGATCTAAGCTTGCCTTTTGATTTCCATTTTAATTCTGTTATCAGAACAGCATTCTGTCATTTGAGAAATGTTCCCAAATTGAAGCCTATGCTGGATACGAAGGACACAGAGATGCTGATGCATGCATTCGTAtgcttttgtcttgtttttgtaaTTCTATGTTTGTTGGTATACCTGTCACTAAAAGGCTTGTCCAGAACCCAGCTGCCAGACTGCTTTCTCACACTCGTGTTTCTCAACATGTCACTCCAGTGCTTATTTGACTTGTATCTAACCTATGCTAATGCTTTTAATGTCACTTAAAAGTTGCCATGCTTCTAAGATGCACTAACTTGTTGGGGTGAATTTGTTGGCAGCATAAAATTCTAGTTTTTGTACGTTttaatttcttttctgttttcttagAGAGTTTTTACAGGAACCAACAGAAGAGgaacttctttcaaaactggagcAGCACCCTCACTGGAACATCAAGCGCTGATCACAGTAACACTGAAGGAATCAAATCTGGAGTCCAGCAGTGTCCCAAACTGGGGTTCTTTTAGTATCgctgatggtttttattttggctgttgtgtttttcatttttcattttaataatgtatttgcatttaaagatgatcctttgtttgttttaagaaacagaattcattttcaaataacCCGGTTATAAAATCTGTACAGAATCAGTAGGGTTACTGACTCCTGCAATATTCCAGATTCATGCCAGTTAACTACAGGTGCAGTATATGGATTAATCTATATAAACTATAATGGTGCAGCACATTTGTACTCTGGGTGCCATTAACTGTGCCACTTGTCTGCAGAAACCACTCTGCGGAATCCCTGTGTATAGATTTTTTATGCTGAATCATTTAAGCCACGTTGAAAGATCAAGGTCTTATGTTTTGTAACAAGTACAAAAGTACATGTTTTCTGTCCCCCTTTGAAGGATTTAAGATGCGCCCGCTGTTTAAAGTGTGCTAAAACTTTGAGAAGAGGGTGTAGTTCCTGGCAACTTCTTGCTGAAAGCTTTCAaaattgagtgttttttttttttttttttgcaaaatagaGATGTGACAGCGAGGGCTGATCTGGGAATCAAAAAACAATGAACTTCTGTCTGAGACGAGAACCTTGCACTAAATATAAATGCACCTGGGTGGGTGTTACTG
Encoded proteins:
- the LOC121294443 gene encoding two pore calcium channel protein 2-like, which codes for MVCFLIFMADVSVKSYLIGWEEFRKNKWLIAYIFVIAFSMLDWMVSLCLHCEEAVRVRRLLRPFFLLQNSSLMKKTLKCIKRTIPEITSVMFLLALHLFLFTTFGMLLFSQGKDANGNAEWQAYFRNLPDSLSSLLVLLTTANNPDVMIPTYSKNRFYCIFFILFSGFGTFFLMNLLTAVIYNQFKGYLLISIQTSLLRRCLGIRAAFEVMCFQCQSMSGINERVENVNTELVLKILHGVHIKPYYKEAIIQKTQQYADGSISANQFQKLFDELDKDTIKQHPPKPEYQLVFLQKLQFIFSHRYFSLAGNVVALANVVYICVVLIIDEDKAISERYDYFLGAVNCFFIVYYLLEMKLKMFALGFKGYMSHRSNIFDGFVIVFLLCLQITIFAMYSFQHPLWDPDMKALMSLWEMVRLVNMLIVFRFLRIIPNIKLMALVASTLLDLVKNFRAFAGILVVVYYAFAVLGVMLFEGVITAPGNMSVVVNTSVTNATVNYSATCGTYEQLEYWPNNFDDFAATLVLLYNIMVVNNWQVFMDAFARYSTPWSKLYFVAWWLTSSVMWVNLFVALILENFIHKWDRSHHGTLSDEDQAECQVTVQSIFREFLQEPTEEELLSKLEQHPHWNIKR